DNA from Megalopta genalis isolate 19385.01 chromosome 15, iyMegGena1_principal, whole genome shotgun sequence:
GATcacttttctctctttcttttccgTCACTTCCGTCACATCTCACAGACTCAAACGaatcattataaaaatacaaaaagaaTTTTATTCCTCCGATTGTATCATACAaaagattaaataaataatgaggtaagaataacagctaggaacACAGACTACATCGAAACATGATTTTCGTAGTCAGAGTCCTGAGCGTTGGAGGAGCCAGGTTTGTTACTTTCATCGAAGGAATCGCTAAACATGGAATTCATCTGGGGCCCTTCAAGGGCTATATCCAATGTATGAGAACAATTCAAAGAATTGCTGAAACTTTCATCCGTATCGTCCGAGTAGAAAAAGAGCGGCTCTGCAGATATCTTCTTCTTCATCACTGACCTGGTAGCTGCCTCTTCTGGAAACTCTTCGGTGACCTGTTTCTCGTGCTCTAGAAACGATTTCAGGGAATCGTCGGTTGACAGGGAAAGATTAAACGAGCTGTCCATCTCATTGAAGTCATCGATTCGTCCTATCGATGTATTCATTCTCTCTATTTCTGGCGAGCTGAACGTAGAGTTGAACAGAACTTCTCCTTCTTCAGAGTTCCCCGCAACCACGCTGAAAGCTACAACGTCCGGCAAGGTGGAAATCGGTGTTCCTGATTCATTGGATTTAATCGACATTTTACCAAACGCGACAGCGCTCCTTATCGCGTCCTTGCATTCCTTCACCTTTGTGAACATCTTTGACTTCAGGGAACTGCAGATTTCCACCATCGGCGACGAATTGCCCCGCGGAGATAAGATCCTCTCGCATGCCGGCGACTTAGGATCgtagtttagcttcgaattgaaTCTAGAAACGGTTGAACAATGTTTATCCCCGTTTAGTCCACCAACAGAGAAAATGTCGGAAGTAAAATGGAGATTTTGTGGTACCGCATGGTACTTACGTCTGCGAGataaaattcattatgcagGCGATATCAGTGATGCAATTTACTGCAGATATTTTGAAGGAGCGACCGTGAACGGAACGATAAGCAACACTCTCGCGATCGGCCGTTGCTTTTATTAT
Protein-coding regions in this window:
- the LOC117219699 gene encoding uncharacterized protein LOC117219699, translated to MNFISQTFNSKLNYDPKSPACERILSPRGNSSPMVEICSSLKSKMFTKVKECKDAIRSAVAFGKMSIKSNESGTPISTLPDVVAFSVVAGNSEEGEVLFNSTFSSPEIERMNTSIGRIDDFNEMDSSFNLSLSTDDSLKSFLEHEKQVTEEFPEEAATRSVMKKKISAEPLFFYSDDTDESFSNSLNCSHTLDIALEGPQMNSMFSDSFDESNKPGSSNAQDSDYENHVSM